GCAGCACaccacaacacagcacacaacaaGCAGTttaggggtgggggtggttgcAAGGGAACGACTGTGCACACCAGGATGAGTAACACTGCACTAAGGTTCATTGCTGTTTCACTGCCTTATCTCACAGAGGCTAATTAACATGCATGGTTTCATGGGAAGGGAGCATTACTACATCAAATGTCATGCTTAGAGACCACATCTGGAAACAATGatcagcaacaaaaacaacagaaagggGCAAAGGTGGCACGTTCCCACAGGAGATAACACATCAAATGGCCCAGCAGTTCCTGGCCACGCAGATATCAGGGACAGTGAGGGGGAAGGGATGAACCTGATATCAATTCCCCATGCTTCTCATGGATCACCATGTTAAATGTTTCAATGGCAGTCTGAATAATGGCTCAGAAAAATTGCAACTACGAAGTAAAAATGGAAATATGCTTTTTGGAAGAtgtaaaatgtgcttttaaagTGTAAAACTGATTTGGATGGCGGCAAAGGTTATGAGAGTGCAACCGTGTGATACCAACAAGGCAATTCATCCAGTAATGTGTCTTTCCTTCTCACTGTATCATAAACAGGGCATGCAAGATTAGCAAAGGAAACTAGCTACTATATTctaaaaggaggaagagaaggaaaaagaggagggaaAGATTAAGAGACTGGGCTAAATTGCaatggggtggggtggggggggctgcTATATGGAGGGTGAATAGGAAGAGTGGGTGAGTTGGAGTTCCTTGGGATTGAAGGTATAGTACATACAGGGAAGGGATTTTCATTCTCCAGCAACGGGAAGTGGTCAGTCTTGTCCTCCCCCGTCAGCTTTATTCAACTAAGCTGAGCTAAACTAAACAAAGCAGCTAAACTGTCCAGCACAGAACACAGACCACAATGATATCACTGCATGTGTTCAAGAACGACTcttggttcttttttttaaattaatggtGAATTGTCATCTTGGAGAGAAGCTGCACCACATACCATATTGATCCTCTGAGGACATAGATCGCCATATCCTGCGCCGAGCTACACTGCCATAGTAAACATCCTCCTTGACGGGTGAGAGGTTCCCCTCACTCCCCTCACTGTTACTGTCCATGGTGATCTCTACAGAAGACACCAATCACAATGGTCAGAgatcccccacacacacacacacatacatacttcGCTCTGCCCCACGGCCCATTCACTCATGCTTGAGACAGTAGGATGATGAGGTTGCCCTTAAGGTGTGGAGAGGGGTGTACAAGGCAACGGGTTTCACTCTGGAGTCACTGGGTGTAAACAGCAATGCTTATACTGTTGCAGGGAGGTCTGATAGGGTAGTCATGTAACCGTGTTAACCCACAAGTGAACACAGGCATAAAGGGTGTGTCTGAGATAACTTTCCttcaaagctgtgtgtgaacaTTTGGCGAATCCAGCTCATGAAGATGGACAGCTACAGGGGTGTGCAAACACCCCACAAAAACGGGTCTATGTGGGTGTTTAAGCTCTATGGGAGGGGGGAATGTACAGCTCAGCTCATATGGGGAAACGCATGGTATAATTAGCACAAACATCAGTGGCCCTGCAGGTGGTGATCCTCATGTGTTGACCTCACTAACCAATGGATGGGATGGGTCGTCGCTGAGGGGGGGTGCCGATGTGAACCGGCCTCCTCCCTGAGTGGTCCACACGATCAGCACTTCCATGTGACGGTGAGTTCCCAATGATCTTTAGAgcacaaaagaataaaaacaacaaataacatgTTAGAACAACAACAAGTCTGCAACGTGAAGACAAGCAAACACTTCCAACAATCCTGTTTAAACAACTAAAAAGCCATAAGAGCAAATGATGTGGCTTCCATTTGTCCTTAGGGAGgcaaaataatagtaaaaaaaaaagaaaacaataatgaAACCCAAAAAACTATCAAAACAAGTAACTCAAATGAACCCccaacacaacaacatgacTGGGGTTCAGAGGGGGGTCGGATGTTCAGCTAAAGAccatttgtttgctttgttttgttctgtgcaTGTCAGCTCCTTGATGAGAAAAGCGAGCAAATGACAGCAGAAGACAAATGATAGATGAAGACAGACTGGATGTGAAGAAGTAGAAGTGAAGGGTTAGTGTGATCAAAAATGAAGATGAGGTTGGATGGGCAAAGCCATTAACACTTCAGCCTGAGGCACTGGCTTATAATaatcaaaacatttattaaatgaTGTGATGAATacaattttgtttgttttgtttattttttttctaaaatgagCAAAAGCATGTGATGATGCATATGAGTTGAAGGCTACATGAATCCCTGAaggctgcttttttttgttttttttataaaaatggAAGGCAGGAGATGCTAAAATAAAGCCCCAAACACAGGGTGGAGCGCCATGGGCTGCAGCTCTTGAGGGCATGGAGCAATGCATGAACCTGGCAGAGAAGACACGGGCAGGGAAGACAAGGGCAGCACATCCCCATGCCCTGCACAGATTTGCCTCTATATGGAGCATTTCCCTTCAAAGACATGAGAAATCAAAACTTTTGTAAATGGCCTTTAGGTAatttaaagctttaaaaatCCACCTAACATTCTCAATACAAGCAAAGTaattcacacaaaaacaaaacatcaaatcaGACCAACCATGAACACATGATAACTTGTCAAGAATGAGAAAAGAAATACCAAATGAAAGCAAGGGGGTTAtcagaacaaaaacagacaacatTAAGAAAACAGAATGGCTGCAGCTTGCTGATGGAAAGTACAGCAGAAAGTCTGAATCACACACCAGCGCCTGGTCCCGGTTGAGCCTGGACAAAGACTGGGCCCTAGCCTCCCTGTGGGGGCTGTAATAGACCCTGTCCAGCTCGTTCAGCCTGCCCTCGCTTAGGGCCCCTTCCCTGGAGTAGTTTCGTGACCCGACCTCCCGACCAGGGCCAAAGTGCTCCCTGTTTCTAAAGTCACCCGTGTGTACCGACTTGGCTGCAGTCACTGGCATGTCAGAgaactcctcctccacactgcaCTGGCGGGTGAGAGTTCGTTTACGTCCCATAGCCAGCGCCCGCTTTTCTACTGGCCCTTCACAGTGGATGACACGCACAGGCCCACGCATGGGGCTCCCATGAGCATAGTGCCCTCTATGGCCCCGTCCTAGAGAGCCTTCTTCCTCGCTGCCGCAGTCTAAACCACTGTCAGGACTCTTGGTGTTCTGGCGGTTTGGTCGTCCCAAGATGCGGTCATCTGAGATGTAGCAGTAGCGGCTGTCAGTGAAGCGCGGGGAGGAGCGCTGGCGCTGTAGGCGATATGTCTTGCCCGGACCGGCATGGTTGCGCATGTGAGCATCCTGGGGGTACATCCTCCTCTGAGCGTGCGGTGTACCTGGCCGTCCACCATCTTCAAAACACAGGTGCTGACCCATGATGTCCACGCTGTCTGACTCTTCCTCAGCCACCTCGGGGATGCTGTGGAGACGTTTGCTGCGGAGCGACCTCTGCTTCACCACCTCCCTCTGGAGATCCCAGCAGTCTCTTTCCTCAGCTAAGTCCTGGCGCTTGTAATATGCCTTCATCATGAGCACGAGGCAATGTCCAATAATTTTATCGTTCATTGACAGTCAGTTCAATTCAAAAGGTTCAGTTAGAGTATTTGTGAGGGGTTTTTTGAAAAGTTTTTCGAAGGTTTTAGAACAGGCAGGAAACAACACAGTATGTGAATAGAACAAATAGGGAGGAAAgacaaaataaagacagaatTAGTTATTTGTGGCAATGTAGTAAGACATGCAGTCTCATTCCGTGAGGAGGAAATGGCATGCTCTGAACAGGAATCTGTCAAGGCTCAAAGATGGAGTGAAAACATCCAACATCCATAGATACAAAAAGTAAGTGACAGGCCTACTGCCACAGGTGAGGGATGAAATGAGCAGATGAATCTTTAATAAAGCTATGAATTTATGTGAAGATGAGTGACGAGAAGAATCAACCACTACAGGTACACAACTTCTTTCTATGTGTTCACACAAAACCATAGCAAAAAATGTGGCAATACATACACTTTCCTTCACAATACCAAATGAAAATGTCAATACATAATATTATTACAGACATTTATGGAAGATGTCAACATTGATTTTGATGGTGATGACAATAAGTAGAGGCCTTGTTGGTGTATAAAAGAGTTAATACACCATCGTACACCCCCTCAGAGGAACACCACATTactgcacaaacaaaaacatgaccCTATTGATTTACTGGCTTCTGCTACAATCCAGAAGACCagccagcctctctctctcttaaatTGTCATCAtgatggcagtttgtctcacgACCACACATCCCCACTGACAGAccaaatgaagacagaatcaAGTGACAACAGTAGctttaaaaattaaacacatGACAGACGTAAACAAAAGTGAATATTTCCATTTAAGTACTCACTTAAATGAGATTCCCTTATGCATCTGATATGCCATGACCCTTTGACACAGTACAGCATATTAATATTTACAGTTCAGTTTCATTTTCTAACACTTGACTGTGGTGCAGTGTAAACAGCATCAAAATGCAGTACCAACTCCTCAGTCTTTTTTAGTTTTCTTAGTGCACAGCCTTCCCATCTCACATGCATCTCATACAGCTGTTTGTACACAGCCATTCCTGTGAGCTCAGCTCGGAATGAATAAAGCAGCactggtgggggtggaggtggagtagCAAGGCTGGGATCGGGAGGCTGATTCAGCTTAACGCAAAAGCATGGGAGTTTAGCCGGGCAAAGCCATGATGTGCCTGGTTTTAAGAGCTTGAGAGACATAGCAGGTCGGACCCTTcccttcttctctccttctctaaacccctgcttctcctctccttcctctgtcctTCCTCTGGTCACTGCAAACTGAAGGTGAGCAGATAAATATATACCTTGAGAGTGTTGTGAGAGTTGATACTGCGCCTGCGGCCCTCCTCCAGCTGCATCTCAGAGTAAAGatcttcctcgtcctcctccatTATGTCGGACAGGTCAGAGCCCCggctgctctctgtgtggtACTCCTCGCTGTGGCTgtagtggtgatgatgatgatgctgaggGACATAAGACAGAGAACAGTGACACAACATTTTCTAGACAACAAAAGCCACTAACATTGACCTACAAAACCAAAGTCACTTATATTcatctacaaaataaaagccactAATATTGATGCTGTATGTAGCTAATAAGTAGCCTAATTGTGATTAGTCATGTATGCAACTGTATCCATTCTCTTCTATAAACAGCAGATGTGCACACTGAATTTCCTTAATGTACCTGTCTGCCCAACTCTGATCCTCTGAGAAATTCATCAACTGAGGCGCCTCTCCTCCTCGCATGAGGAGAGTCATAgccgtcctcctcctcatcagagttGAGTGGATGCAAGCCGCTCCCTCGCTCGCTAAAGATATTCCTTTTCTCAACCTGAATAGAGGCATTTACATTAAAGAAACGTGTCAACACACCAACTGTCAGTCTTTATGTTGGGATAAAATGCTGTGTAAGTAAATGCTCACGCACCCGGTTGCCCTCAGCAAACACTCTCTGGGCAGCTTCCCTGGCCATGGCCTTGGCGATGGTGTTGGGGATGGGGACTCCCTGAGGCTGCGGTAGGATCCTTTGAGGAGAGGGGGATCGTCGTGGCTGGAAGTGCGGCGGCTCCAGGTTGGGTCCACGCATGGGAGGCAGAGGAGACGGGGAGCGCTCCCAGGGCTGCGCTTGCCGCAGGCCGACCTCATGCTCTTTGGTTTCTGGCTCTCTGGCACTTACTAACAGTTTGGACTTGGACATGGGGTGGCGCTGAAAATGAGACTGGGGCTGAGGCGGAGGGTGGCGGACGGGCTGCGTGTGTGGCTGTGCATGTGGCAATGTGTGGGGCTGCGCTCTGGGAAGAGGCTGCACCTGGGGCTGGGGGTGGTTCGGGGGGTACGTTGATGGGTAAGGAGGGTGGGTTTGTGGGTGTACTGGATGGGGCTGCGAGTGGGACATAGAATGGGGGGCTGGTGTGGTTCTGTGGGAGAGGCGTGGAGACCCCAAGAGATTGTGCGGGATGAGGGCCACAGGTGAGTCCTGGGATTCTCCTTGTGTCGATAACGTCCTTACAATGACTTCCCTGGCCTCCAGACACTGAATCCTGTTTAAGTCCACCGTCACATAGTCTGCTGTGGGGTACAAGACCTCTGCTATCTGCGTTCACAAAGGAACAAGAGTCCTTAGCAAAGGACAGTTTAGAATATCAGCATAATAACACTAACCTCAATGCAAACATACACCAATTGTAGCTTTCATACCTTGgcaatgttattttatttggcAAAAATGTGAttgactgttttatttttaagctGAACATCAGCATTTAATAATTTCTCCAGGAGGTGGCAATAAAGCACTGCTCACAGAAATCAGTGCTGAGAAAAAGCAAAGACTGTCTCTTTAAAGATCTTTATTATAAGAAAGACtcaagcaaaaaaagaaagaaaaaagagtaCCTTTTGTCCCTTTGTGCACACGGCATAGCCAATCACACTGGCCCCATTAGAGGTTCCTGAAGATGTCAGAGGTGGCGGCTTCCATCTGACCTGCAGGACCCCGGGTGTCTGACCACACTGAACCTGCACCTCCTGGGGAGGGAGCGGAGGCCCTGGAaagcccaacacacacactggataaggagaaaaaaacacaacttaacaGTGGCTGGACCATTCCTGcctattttaaaaatacatgtgcTAACACTGATGCTGAGGGCTTCTCCCATTCATTCCAGCTAAACAGCTAAAATttgtaataaaattaaaatacatgcATATCTGCTGGTACAGTATGTGCAACCAGTCATCTGAGGTAAATTATTTATGATGTTCCAATGCATCCGTTTGTAGTATTTTGTTGACTAAATAAATGGTATACATCTCATTCATATGCACATCAGGCACATTAGTTTGCCAACACAGAGCCGTCACTGTATGTACAGCAATATCCTGTTGCCAGATTCTTGCTGACAATTTTCCATAGAGCATCAGAAAAACACAGTTTGCTATTTCCACAATCTGTCAGCGCTGCCTGCATACTAAACAACAAACCCATCTGTGCAGTGCTGCCGCTCACCTGCAGTCACACAGCAAGCAGGAGAGCGCAGATGCAGTCAGCAGTATCTCAAAACCGGAACATGCAGCTGTGCCGAGTGTGTCCGAGCATCTACACTGGAACATTCTTAATCACATCTCTGCACTGACTGTCAGCTGGAAGAGTGGCAGCGGCTGTTTGGAGTTTTTATTTGCTCTTGTCATTTTTTAAACTACCCCTGTCATAAACAACAAGATCCTCTAAGAAGTGCAATGAGTGGATTCACTTTTATTTAGCTAGACAAACAGTAAACACTGATTACCAGTTGGTGGCACATGTgacaaaacaagcaaacaaagaaaaaagaataaatatgtTGGGCATTGATATGTATCATGATGGGCTAATGAAGATGCTTGTTTGAAGAACACATGCTGAGTGTGAAAGCCTAATGTAGTGCTCCCAGACGTCGTCCTACTTATTGACAACATTCGTCTACCACCAATACCAAGACTATTTCGGACGCCTCTAATTAACATGTTCAATAGATAGACCATTTAATGAACTCTCAACATGTGGGCTTGTCAGCTGCCAACAGAAAATGTCAATTCAAACCTCACACTCTTTCCTTTTTCATTACATGACTGCATCATTTTTCTGTTAGCTCAACTGCTTTCATAGGCAATAAGTGTTCATCTTCTCACCCTGAGCACTTCAAAAGCAAGAATATGTAACCATATTTAATTTGCACCCACATTATATTGCACCTATACATTTAGCAATGCAGTTGGCTGcgggggaagaagaagaagaagaaaaaagaatcaCTGTTCATTTTCTTTCCTGCAGAAAGAAAGGCTGTGAGATTCAAGTAAATTCTGGCAACTGTAAGCAACAATGAGTCTCATGGGAGAAGAAATCCCAGAGATCTATGCTTACTATTTACACTAATTTGGCTGCgagtgacttttttttctttttttttagtgttatgcAGCTCTTTTTCAGAGAATGCTTCTTCAAtgatttctcttttttctgtcatgcATGTGTCTTATTACACAAGCACACGCACAAATCCTTAAGGGCAATCTAAGAAGTGGCTGgggagagataaaaaaaataactacaaTGTTTGTCAGGTTTGTAAATGTAATGGACTTGAAGCCTGTGGCTGAGTAATGGATTCCTGTACTGGATGTAAATTATTAGTGAAATTAGTGAAGACCAGAGAGCTGTCAGGAGCAGGCACAACAACAAGGGTTGTCTTTGATCATAAATATACATTTCACACAAAAGTCGCTGCAGCCTATCTCTGGCAACCCTTGATGGGTTGCCAGTCTATTGCAGGGCCCCACAAAGACAACAGTAACACCCACACCTATGGCCAATTTAGAATCCTTATCATCTTTTGAGCTCTATTATAATGATTTAACAGAAGCTAATAAGGGGAATTATCAAGCCTTAAATGCTATTAACTAAATGTTGCTTTGTTCACACtcagacttcagacactgctcacagtcctgccacctgcagaagttctcggacgactctgccattgtgggctgtaccagcagaggtcggggggcagagtacatgagtgtggtggacagctttgtggagtggtacAAACAAAACCAACtacagctgaatgtcacaaagacaaaagagctggtggtggacttcaggaagcaccagacactcccaaacctgGTCCgcatcaaaggtaccaatgtggacattgtggacagctacaaatacctgggtgtccacattgaccacaaactggactggtccataaacgcagaggcaatatacaagaagggaaAGAGTCAGGTCCTTTAATgtccatgctgcagatgttttaccactcggtggtctccagcatcatcttctacgtgctggggcagcaggatgaagacggccaacaccaacagactcaacatgcttattaggaaggctggctcggtactgggagtctgtggtggaggtgacggagaggaggatactgaggaaactcctcagtattcgtaacaacgcgtctcaccccctgcatgacacactgctgtcctacaggagcacattcagcggtagactgagtctaccgaggagcagcacacacagcaggagcagcacacacagcagcacacacagcagcagcaccttcctgccagtggccatcagactgtataactcctcccctttctgtagggagaggagctagatgatcatgtcatgcatcactgtcattccctccactggtctatatttgtatccatgcattcatatattgtgctcatactgtactctgatttggattttaatgacacttatactctgtacgtAACTGCATttccagagggaaattcgttacggctgctgcacaagcagtgtcatacaagcAAGGCGCGccgctagggtgaagtgtcttgcacAACAGTGttgttgggatcgaaccaccaaccttccggttattggacaaccctgctatcccactgcgccactgttgtccccactGTTGATACCCTCtcgcacaagaatttccttcgggattgataaagttttatcttatctcttttCTTATCATCTCCACATAGTAACTATCACTATCCACTATCCACTATCCACTATCCACTATCACAGTATTAATGCTATGGGTCTCCACCAAGGACTCCATGAGACTGAGGGCGGACCAACCAACCAACACACTGACATTGGCATCCCTAGAGCCATGCTAGCACCGCTAAAAATATCCCAGTAGGTCTAATAGTGGCAATACAAGCAGAATAAAAGCTCCGCATTGCTGTGCTTCAAAGAACtaataaatgaaatgttttaGAGGCTGACCTGCAGGCTGGGTGCAGAACTCCACAGATATTTCCCTCTTCTCCCTTTGATCCATGGGAAGCTGCCAAGGCACCTGATGTGGCTGCGCGACAACCTTCACCTTGTAAACTGTCATCGGCTTCAAGTTGAAAAACTTGTACTTATAACCCCCAGCCTTGACCATGTCATACTCTGCACCATTGAGGAAGATGGTGTGACTGTAGTTGCTATTGCTGGGCATCCAAGAGAGCTCAGCCGAGACCTGTGTGATGCTGTCCACCCGCAGGTAATATGGTGCCACCACCACGTCCTTCCCCACGAGGAGAGTGCACCGGAGCTCGTCCGATGGGCCCCGGTCAGTGATGCTCTGCACTGTGATACGATAGGTGTTTGTGGCCAGATTGAGCTTTTCAATAAGAGACTTTGTCCTGCCCCCGTAGGGGACACTCATGCGAACCTCTTTATCCACCAAGACATTGTAGCCACTGATGGAGCCCCAGCCTGGAGGGACCACTGGTGGATCCCAACCAATAATAACGCTCTTGGCCAGTTGTTTGATCAGGTTGATGCGGCGGGGATAAGGCACAATGTCTTCACCAACCTCGTCAATGCTGACATCCAAGGTTCCTGTTCCATTGCTGGAGGATCCCAGGAGGTCCATACCCAAACTGCTGGTGCTTAGACAGTCTAGTTTActgtcagacagcagcctgCTTATGCCTGTTCTTGTTACTGTGCCGACCCCCAGTCTCTGAGGCCCCAGGCTACTGTGGTTGAGGTAGCCAGATTCCTTAGCCACTGTTTCCCGATGTTGGATCGAGGGTGTATCCTCGTCTTGGACAAAATCCACAAAATTGGATGGGACAAGTCCCCGTTGTCCATCCAGCAGCTCTCCTGAGAAACCAAAAGGAGATTGTTGGTACTGATGTGTCATGGTGAAGTACAAAAgatgaaacaataaataaaaggtCAGACCTTCATAAAAGCCATCCTCATCCATTGTTCCGTAAACATAGAGGTACTTTCCTGCCACCAGGGGGAGCTCTGCCTCAGGATGCTCATTAGGCCCATCATAAGGGTTGTAACTATAATGAAAAGAAATAATGAATATGTCACACAACTTTAGTTCTATAGTTTTGTTGTCCAAAAAGCTGCAAAGAAAACTTTGCTTTGAACATacaaaccttgtttttttttctattgttttctgtgctttttatatgaaaataaatatgacCGAGCTAAGGGGAACGTGGGCTGAGAATTCTGGCTCTGTTTCTCACATCTGAGCATTGGGGATTCCAATTATTTTTGTGCTGACAGGTAATTTCTTTAGAGATAGAAACACTGAATCATCTTTAAGACTACAGCCTAAAGCTCTCTGAAAGGAAGTAAATAGTTTCAACAAGCTTTGTCCATGACTTGTACTGTATACACTGAACACACAATTCCACTTACTGTAAAAGATTTTTGACCAGCTCTTAATTATCATGCACTTCTTGCAGTGTTGTCTGAAGGTCTCAAATAAAAGCTCCTTTTACCCTGAAAAGGTATTAAGAGGACTTAAAATACACTATATGGACTAAAGTGGACATCATGTGTTCGCTCGTCCCCATTTCTCTGGCACCATGTTCACCCCATTAAACATTTGTAAAGCCTGGTAAAGGGTGATGAGGACATATGTTGGGTGGCCTTGACATCGGAACAGGCAAGTTTTCCACACTTTTTGTGCTATGTTAAAACTGgatgccaaaacacacacaaaatgatgaTATAAATCCTCATTATATGATTTAATTAGCATATGAATAGACATTTGGAACCTTAAAACCGTAACATTTTTCACTGGCTTGTCTGTAA
The genomic region above belongs to Parambassis ranga chromosome 9, fParRan2.1, whole genome shotgun sequence and contains:
- the rimbp2b gene encoding RIMS-binding protein 2, with protein sequence MREAAERRQQLELEHEQALAVLNAKQQEIDLLQKAQVEAKKEHEGAVHLLEAKVRELEEKCRNQSEQFNLLSKELEKFRLQAGKFDILSTEPLTVCESPGSPNKSLSQLLNGLAAPIEKGHEAPTSRSLISEFIRPLQISGDKPELLSVKPTFLSRGRASSPARAFLSEMDKLSATTRSKPRYTGKVRLCIARYSYNPYDGPNEHPEAELPLVAGKYLYVYGTMDEDGFYEGELLDGQRGLVPSNFVDFVQDEDTPSIQHRETVAKESGYLNHSSLGLLSDSKLDCLSTSSLGMDLLGSSSNGTGTLDVSIDEVGEDIVPYPRRINLIKQLAKSVIIGWDPPVVPPGWGSISGYNVLVDKEVRMSVPYGGRTKSLIEKLNLATNTYRITVQSITDRGPSDELRCTLLVGKDVVVAPYYLRVDSITQVSAELSWMPSNSNYSHTIFLNGAEYDMVKAGGYKYKFFNLKPMTVYKVKVVAQPHQVPWQLPMDQREKREISVEFCTQPAGPPLPPQEVQVQCGQTPGVLQVRWKPPPLTSSGTSNGASVIGYAVCTKGQKIAEVLYPTADYVTVDLNRIQCLEAREVIVRTLSTQGESQDSPVALIPHNLLGSPRLSHRTTPPVRHPPPQPQSHFQRHPMSKSKLLVSAREPETKEHEVGLRQAQPWERSPSPLPPMRGPNLEPPHFQPRRSPSPQRILPQPQGVPIPNTIAKAMAREAAQRVFAEGNRVEKRNIFSERGSGLHPLNSDEEEDGYDSPHARRRGASVDEFLRGSELGRQHHHHHHYSHSEEYHTESSRGSDLSDIMEEDEEDLYSEMQLEEGRRRSINSHNTLKIIGNSPSHGSADRVDHSGRRPVHIGTPPQRRPIPSIEITMDSNSEGSEGNLSPVKEDVYYGSVARRRIWRSMSSEDQYDGYGGCRHGRGRRSPDYYEESDQEEMTRVFVALFDYDPLSMSPNPDAADEELPFKEGQIIKVFGNKDKDGFYRAEIHDRVGLIPCNMVSEIQTEDDEMMGQLLKQGFLPLNTPVEKLERNRRSGRQHPMSTRRMVALYDYDPRESSPNVDVEAELTFCAGDVITVFGEIDEDGFYYGELNGHKGLVPSNFLEEVPDDVEVFLTDSPSRYPQDTPARIKTKRVPLDKSGQPRRAASPTVRPHIPGSGPATVGPGSPIRAPMDMYSSKKKKGLLSKGKQLLQRLGAVK